One genomic segment of Mesoterricola silvestris includes these proteins:
- a CDS encoding sigma-54 interaction domain-containing protein: protein MDLRTILDSINDGVFTVDGGFRVTSFNRAAAEITGVSATAALAQPCCEVFRADICEGECALKETLESGAPIVNKQVNILTASGQRLPISVSTALLRDANGAVVGGVETFRDMTLVEELRKAVHGRATFQDIISASHRMQEVFKLLPIIAESDSTVLILGESGTGKELMARALHKLSPRFPKPLVTLNCGALPDTLLEAELFGHKAGAFTDAKKERKGRIAAAEGGTLFLDEIGDISPATQVRLLRVLQERTYEPLGSNGTLKANVRFVAATHKDLRAEMEAGRFREDLYYRLNVLQIAIPPLRERAEDIPALAHRFLEKQNGLHGKQVRGFTPEAMAALMRYGWPGNIRELENAVEHACVLCRHTLIRPECLPPTLAAPWRARADVPAAPDLKGMERTMILAAMERHGGNRVEVAKELGINKTTLWRKLKRI, encoded by the coding sequence TTGGACCTGCGGACCATCCTGGATTCCATCAATGACGGCGTGTTCACCGTGGACGGTGGCTTCCGGGTCACGTCCTTCAACAGGGCGGCCGCCGAGATCACGGGGGTTTCGGCGACCGCGGCCCTGGCCCAGCCTTGCTGCGAAGTCTTCCGGGCTGACATCTGCGAAGGCGAATGCGCCTTGAAGGAGACCCTGGAAAGCGGGGCTCCCATCGTCAACAAGCAGGTGAACATCCTCACGGCCTCCGGTCAACGGCTTCCCATCAGCGTGAGCACGGCCCTCCTGAGGGACGCGAACGGAGCGGTCGTCGGCGGGGTGGAGACGTTTCGCGACATGACCCTCGTCGAGGAGCTGCGCAAGGCCGTGCATGGCCGCGCCACCTTCCAGGACATCATCTCCGCCAGCCACCGAATGCAGGAGGTGTTCAAGCTGCTCCCCATTATCGCGGAAAGCGACAGCACCGTGCTCATCCTCGGCGAAAGCGGCACCGGGAAGGAACTCATGGCCAGGGCCCTCCACAAGCTGAGCCCCCGGTTCCCCAAACCGCTGGTGACGCTGAATTGCGGGGCCCTGCCGGACACGCTGCTCGAAGCCGAACTGTTCGGGCACAAGGCGGGGGCCTTCACCGACGCGAAGAAGGAACGCAAGGGGCGCATCGCCGCCGCCGAGGGCGGGACGCTTTTCCTGGACGAGATCGGGGACATCTCCCCGGCCACCCAGGTGCGCCTGCTCCGGGTCCTCCAGGAGCGCACCTACGAGCCGCTGGGGTCCAACGGCACCCTCAAGGCCAATGTGCGTTTCGTGGCCGCGACCCACAAGGATCTGCGCGCCGAGATGGAAGCGGGGCGGTTCCGCGAGGACCTCTATTACCGGTTGAACGTATTGCAGATTGCAATCCCCCCTCTGCGCGAAAGGGCGGAGGATATTCCGGCCCTGGCCCACCGCTTCCTGGAGAAGCAGAATGGCCTGCACGGGAAGCAGGTCCGCGGCTTCACGCCGGAGGCCATGGCAGCGCTCATGCGCTATGGGTGGCCGGGCAATATCCGGGAATTGGAGAACGCGGTCGAGCATGCCTGCGTGTTGTGCAGGCACACCTTGATCCGCCCGGAATGCCTGCCTCCGACCCTGGCCGCGCCCTGGAGGGCCAGGGCCGACGTGCCCGCGGCGCCGGATCTCAAGGGGATGGAAAGGACCATGA
- a CDS encoding DUF134 domain-containing protein: protein MPRRPCCKRVEELPGARYFKPRGVPLMELEEVTLGFEELEALRLAHQEGLYQQAAAERMGVSRATFGRVLDAAHRKVTEALVGGLALRIEGGAYTVDPESD, encoded by the coding sequence GTGCCACGCCGTCCCTGCTGCAAGCGAGTCGAAGAACTGCCCGGAGCGCGCTATTTCAAGCCCCGGGGGGTGCCCCTCATGGAACTGGAGGAGGTCACGCTCGGCTTTGAGGAGTTGGAGGCCCTCCGGCTGGCCCACCAGGAAGGGCTTTACCAGCAGGCCGCGGCGGAAAGGATGGGCGTGTCCCGGGCCACCTTCGGGAGGGTCCTGGATGCGGCCCATCGCAAGGTGACCGAGGCGCTCGTCGGGGGACTGGCCCTTCGCATCGAAGGCGGAGCCTATACCGTGGATCCCGAGTCCGATTAA
- a CDS encoding FmdB family zinc ribbon protein, with translation MPIYEYKCGSCGQWAENLESMGASAEHDCPSCGCASGMKRQLSTTAFAFAGAKEPGPAMGGSCCSGGGCPFA, from the coding sequence ATGCCCATCTACGAGTACAAGTGCGGATCCTGCGGTCAGTGGGCGGAAAACCTGGAATCCATGGGGGCGAGCGCAGAACATGATTGCCCTTCCTGTGGCTGCGCGTCGGGGATGAAACGGCAGCTTTCCACGACGGCTTTTGCCTTCGCCGGGGCCAAGGAGCCGGGACCGGCCATGGGTGGCTCCTGCTGCTCGGGGGGAGGGTGCCCGTTCGCTTGA
- a CDS encoding ABC transporter permease, whose product MQEIVDTLNAPPHAARLRGSIALDQVEIYPYIRYINFLLPGIMALAIFLSVMFGGGMLYNEDRVRGVHEGFLVTPIRTLDLVGGMVLAGTVKATICGFLVAVLGSTLAGVNLIALPMSLLWVLILTITVGYAFNALMFLLMGPIDDPMTPKILAGLLNTLLFFPSGAIYPLEAFPTWLRALASINPMTYVVQGLRTVMLRQVDPLSVGLDILLLLGIGTVALLLAAKTFRRTL is encoded by the coding sequence ATGCAGGAAATCGTCGACACCTTGAACGCGCCCCCCCACGCGGCCCGGCTGAGAGGCTCCATCGCGTTGGACCAGGTGGAGATCTACCCCTATATCCGCTACATCAATTTCCTGCTCCCCGGCATCATGGCCCTGGCGATCTTCCTCTCGGTGATGTTCGGCGGAGGCATGCTCTACAACGAGGACCGGGTCCGCGGGGTTCACGAGGGATTCCTGGTGACCCCCATCCGCACCCTCGACCTGGTCGGCGGAATGGTCCTCGCCGGCACCGTCAAGGCCACCATCTGCGGATTCCTCGTGGCCGTGCTGGGCTCAACCCTGGCCGGCGTGAACCTGATCGCCCTCCCCATGTCCCTGCTCTGGGTCCTGATCCTCACCATCACGGTCGGATATGCCTTCAACGCCCTGATGTTCCTGCTCATGGGCCCGATCGACGACCCCATGACCCCCAAGATCCTCGCGGGCCTGCTGAACACCCTCCTGTTCTTCCCCAGCGGGGCCATCTATCCCCTGGAGGCCTTCCCGACGTGGCTCCGCGCCCTGGCGTCCATCAATCCGATGACCTACGTGGTGCAGGGCCTCCGGACCGTGATGCTCAGGCAGGTGGACCCACTAAGCGTCGGGTTGGACATCCTCCTCCTCCTGGGCATAGGCACGGTGGCGCTGCTGCTCGCGGCCAAGACGTTCAGGCGAACCCTTTGA
- a CDS encoding ABC transporter permease, whose translation MMGMLAIAERELRKFFHSPLLLGVALIGPLVQLLLMGNAFGGKVTRSPVGVVDLDGGSQSVRLREAFQAVAANADTFRTVPLADEAEAKGAVAQGRLKAAVIIPAHFTRRVLRDEAPRIGLLLETRTPSSAVASAGRCRKSSTP comes from the coding sequence ATGATGGGCATGCTCGCCATCGCGGAGCGCGAGCTCCGGAAATTCTTCCATTCCCCGCTGCTCCTGGGGGTCGCCCTGATCGGTCCGCTCGTGCAGCTCCTGCTCATGGGCAACGCGTTTGGAGGGAAGGTCACGCGGTCCCCCGTCGGCGTCGTGGACCTGGACGGCGGGAGCCAATCGGTGCGCCTGCGGGAGGCCTTCCAGGCGGTGGCCGCCAACGCCGATACGTTCCGCACCGTGCCCCTCGCTGACGAGGCCGAGGCGAAAGGGGCCGTGGCCCAGGGCCGCCTCAAGGCCGCGGTCATCATACCCGCCCACTTCACCCGCCGGGTCCTCCGGGACGAGGCCCCCCGCATCGGCCTCCTCCTGGAAACACGGACGCCTTCGTCAGCGGTGGCATCGGCAGGAAGATGCAGGAAATCGTCGACACCTTGA
- a CDS encoding DrrA family ABC transporter ATP-binding protein, producing MTMLITTHYMDEADFLCDRVAIVDHGALIAMDTPENLKRSVPEGTLVEASFVNVPDGWMDRLERLPGIRNLARVDTETVHFRTENGSKAITGLVELAVREGVELASIAVKPTTLDDVFVHFTGHVLDRSQGAPEGRRKEVA from the coding sequence ATGACCATGCTGATCACGACCCACTACATGGATGAGGCGGACTTCCTTTGTGACCGGGTCGCGATCGTGGATCACGGTGCGCTGATCGCGATGGACACGCCCGAGAACCTGAAAAGGAGCGTCCCCGAGGGGACCCTGGTGGAGGCCTCCTTCGTGAACGTTCCGGACGGCTGGATGGACCGATTGGAGCGACTGCCTGGAATCCGGAACCTCGCGCGGGTTGACACGGAGACCGTGCATTTCCGCACGGAGAACGGCTCCAAGGCAATCACCGGACTCGTGGAGCTCGCCGTTCGGGAAGGGGTGGAGCTGGCCTCGATCGCGGTGAAACCCACCACCCTGGATGACGTCTTCGTCCACTTCACTGGGCATGTCCTGGACAGGTCCCAGGGCGCCCCAGAGGGGCGCCGCAAGGAGGTCGCATGA
- a CDS encoding TetR/AcrR family transcriptional regulator: protein MRQRDPEKARKIRQCALEMLVLDGFDAFSMQKLAKAAGVSPATLYIYYEDREDLIYKLWQEQVTLLADLVVEGFEPETPFERELWRQWRLRIEFFREHPLEWQFIQQVIPFSRPNGTSMTRRGTSGRSA, encoded by the coding sequence ATGCGCCAGCGGGATCCGGAAAAGGCCAGAAAGATCCGCCAGTGCGCCCTCGAGATGCTGGTGCTCGATGGCTTCGACGCCTTCTCCATGCAGAAGCTCGCCAAGGCGGCGGGCGTATCCCCGGCCACGCTGTACATCTACTACGAGGACAGGGAGGACCTGATCTACAAGCTCTGGCAGGAGCAGGTGACCCTCTTGGCCGATCTCGTCGTCGAGGGTTTCGAACCCGAGACGCCCTTCGAGCGGGAACTCTGGCGGCAATGGCGTTTGAGGATCGAATTCTTCCGCGAGCATCCGCTTGAGTGGCAGTTCATCCAGCAGGTCATACCTTTTTCGCGACCCAACGGGACGTCAATGACGAGAAGAGGGACATCAGGACGGTCCGCCTGA
- a CDS encoding alpha/beta fold hydrolase has product MTDAKATDPLTRSMATGDEDFSIGGFADDVAAVVDRLPFPRFFLVGHSLGASVASCFAGRYPDRLQGLILVDFGGDPRDDGPAELAWLMDGLAPANFETFAEQAMKTCLRGARTGVADRVLAGLKATPRNSFSGAVLGLMDFDPVASLAHGPDRKLHLYSSFLDTMGLVPIHQRVHGMEAEQIPDCSHWVHLDGPELFNQSLQQWLNPASPHPPFQPPPEG; this is encoded by the coding sequence GTGACGGATGCCAAAGCGACGGACCCGTTGACCCGGTCGATGGCCACCGGCGATGAGGACTTCTCCATCGGCGGGTTCGCGGACGATGTGGCGGCGGTGGTGGATCGACTCCCATTCCCGCGGTTCTTCCTGGTCGGGCACAGCCTGGGGGCTTCCGTGGCCTCCTGCTTCGCGGGGAGGTATCCGGACCGGCTCCAGGGCCTGATCCTGGTGGACTTCGGAGGTGATCCCCGCGACGATGGCCCCGCTGAACTTGCTTGGCTGATGGACGGGCTTGCCCCTGCCAACTTCGAGACCTTCGCAGAGCAGGCCATGAAGACCTGCCTGCGCGGCGCCAGGACTGGCGTTGCCGACCGGGTCCTTGCGGGCTTGAAGGCCACACCCAGAAACAGCTTTTCCGGCGCTGTGCTGGGCCTGATGGACTTCGATCCCGTCGCCTCCCTTGCCCATGGACCGGACCGAAAGCTCCATCTCTATTCCTCTTTCCTCGACACCATGGGGCTCGTTCCCATCCATCAACGGGTCCATGGAATGGAGGCCGAGCAGATCCCTGACTGCAGCCATTGGGTCCATCTTGACGGTCCCGAACTGTTCAACCAATCGCTGCAGCAATGGTTGAACCCGGCGTCCCCACATCCACCTTTCCAGCCTCCACCCGAAGGATGA
- a CDS encoding M28 family peptidase → MVIRPNLALPLLLAGAMVGCRTPKLAPPPAAVTAAFEGMPSRLESHVRMLAETLAPRDSGHPENLDRVAAYVEARFRETGAKVTTQPYTVEGRIYRNVIAHFGPEEGPLIVVGAHYDTYGATPGADDNGSGVAGLLELAGLLAMESQHHPIDLVAYTLEEPPFFRTEHMGSAHHAKGLKDAGRRVKAMVALEMIGTFSDAPQSQGYPIGLLKLFYPSQGNFIAVVGNLGGFGLTRLVKGAMRSATPLPVRSMNAPKTLPGIDFSDHRNYWKEGFPAVMVTDTAFNRNHAYHEAGDTPGRLDYRRMALVVKGVREVVAALGRGDD, encoded by the coding sequence GTGGTGATCCGACCGAATCTCGCCCTTCCCTTACTCTTGGCCGGAGCGATGGTGGGTTGCCGAACTCCGAAGCTGGCGCCGCCACCAGCGGCGGTGACAGCCGCCTTCGAGGGAATGCCTTCCCGGCTTGAAAGCCATGTGCGCATGCTGGCCGAGACCCTCGCACCCAGGGACTCAGGCCACCCCGAGAACCTGGACCGGGTTGCGGCTTACGTGGAGGCCCGCTTCCGGGAGACCGGAGCCAAGGTCACCACCCAGCCCTACACCGTCGAGGGTCGTATCTACCGGAACGTCATCGCACACTTCGGCCCCGAAGAAGGCCCCTTGATCGTGGTTGGGGCGCATTACGACACCTACGGCGCCACGCCGGGAGCCGACGACAACGGCAGCGGCGTCGCGGGTCTCCTTGAACTGGCCGGACTCCTGGCCATGGAAAGCCAGCATCATCCCATCGACCTGGTCGCCTACACTCTGGAGGAACCGCCCTTCTTCCGCACGGAGCACATGGGCAGCGCCCACCACGCGAAAGGCCTCAAGGATGCGGGCAGGAGGGTGAAGGCGATGGTCGCCCTGGAGATGATCGGGACGTTCTCGGACGCGCCCCAAAGCCAGGGCTATCCCATCGGCCTCCTGAAACTGTTCTATCCCTCCCAGGGCAATTTCATTGCCGTGGTGGGCAACCTTGGAGGCTTCGGCCTGACTCGCCTGGTCAAGGGGGCCATGCGGTCCGCCACCCCCCTGCCGGTCCGATCCATGAATGCCCCCAAAACCCTTCCCGGCATCGACTTTTCTGATCATCGCAATTACTGGAAGGAGGGCTTCCCGGCCGTCATGGTGACGGACACGGCCTTCAACCGTAACCACGCGTATCACGAAGCCGGAGACACTCCCGGACGGCTTGATTACCGTCGGATGGCGTTGGTCGTAAAGGGGGTCAGGGAGGTCGTTGCGGCCCTGGGACGAGGCGACGACTGA
- a CDS encoding alpha/beta hydrolase family protein: MKAATWFCRVPLSFLFLAALPLAAQVGWSNYEVPGKDEGTPAITVALYYPSPSQCRDIPMGPFRIHAAIKGEQEPTVKGLIVVSHGLAGSELAHGRLAEALAARGYLVAALRHPGDNWMDSSLLNKTPERYFSERPRQVGRVIDALLADPAWKDRIARDAKGPRIGAMGHSAGGYTVLALAGGVADPTQSTRHCREEGKDDPLYCRTVGSLRPVAQPQVGPPLKDDRVRAVVALAPLGVLFTAESLAKVQVPVAIHAGAKDRWLVPRFHAMWIAKNLPGAELHMVPNAWHFAFMDTPSIPIQTPDGDIAADPPGFDRAAYLKNLGQGIADFFDKTLK; this comes from the coding sequence ATGAAAGCTGCTACTTGGTTCTGCCGAGTCCCCCTTTCCTTCCTATTTTTAGCGGCCCTGCCTCTGGCCGCCCAGGTGGGCTGGTCCAACTACGAGGTTCCCGGCAAGGACGAAGGAACTCCGGCCATCACGGTGGCGCTCTACTACCCCAGCCCCTCGCAATGCCGGGACATCCCCATGGGCCCCTTCAGGATCCACGCCGCCATCAAGGGTGAGCAGGAACCCACCGTCAAGGGCCTGATCGTGGTGAGCCATGGACTTGCCGGGTCGGAACTCGCCCATGGCCGATTGGCCGAGGCCCTGGCCGCCCGTGGGTACCTGGTGGCCGCCCTCCGCCATCCGGGCGACAACTGGATGGACAGCTCCTTGTTGAACAAAACCCCGGAGCGGTACTTCTCCGAGCGGCCGCGTCAGGTTGGCCGGGTCATCGATGCTTTGTTGGCCGACCCCGCCTGGAAGGACCGCATCGCCCGGGACGCCAAGGGCCCGAGGATCGGCGCCATGGGCCATTCGGCCGGGGGCTATACCGTCCTGGCCCTGGCCGGGGGTGTCGCCGACCCCACCCAGTCGACCCGGCACTGCCGGGAGGAAGGCAAGGACGACCCTCTGTACTGCCGAACCGTCGGATCCTTGCGGCCCGTCGCCCAACCCCAGGTCGGCCCGCCCCTCAAGGACGACCGGGTCCGCGCCGTGGTGGCCCTGGCCCCCCTGGGCGTCCTGTTCACGGCCGAGTCCTTGGCCAAGGTCCAGGTCCCGGTGGCGATCCATGCCGGAGCAAAGGATCGCTGGCTGGTCCCGCGCTTCCACGCCATGTGGATCGCAAAGAACCTACCCGGCGCGGAACTGCACATGGTGCCCAACGCCTGGCACTTCGCCTTCATGGATACCCCAAGCATCCCCATCCAGACACCGGACGGCGACATCGCCGCCGACCCACCCGGGTTCGACCGGGCCGCCTATCTGAAAAATCTGGGGCAGGGAATTGCGGACTTCTTCGACAAGACGCTCAAATAG
- a CDS encoding TetR/AcrR family transcriptional regulator, giving the protein MPRKPKSSFPLPAVTPPTPTPGARISDPGGSRKAARQTRSRDTVSAILEAAARILETKGYAAASTNAIARAAGVSVGSLYQYFADRDDVFRALAARHRAGIHPIIAGAIARMAKGDEPPARILTTLLEDLLEAHGDRPALMHSLETELARFQSPEGILAEAGKVEQAARILAARLPRPPAEALAHAWLATELTALVSRRLAHDPPAWADVAEVRAAYARALGALV; this is encoded by the coding sequence ATGCCACGGAAACCCAAGTCCTCCTTTCCTTTGCCCGCCGTAACGCCCCCCACGCCGACCCCGGGTGCTCGCATTTCCGACCCGGGCGGCTCCCGCAAGGCGGCCCGTCAGACCCGGTCCCGGGACACCGTGTCCGCCATCCTGGAGGCCGCCGCCCGGATCCTGGAGACGAAGGGATACGCGGCCGCCTCCACTAACGCCATCGCCCGGGCGGCCGGAGTATCCGTGGGCTCCCTCTACCAGTACTTCGCCGACCGGGACGACGTGTTCCGGGCCTTGGCCGCCCGGCACAGGGCCGGCATCCACCCCATCATCGCCGGGGCCATTGCCCGGATGGCCAAGGGGGACGAGCCCCCCGCCAGGATCCTGACCACCCTGCTGGAGGACCTGCTGGAGGCCCACGGGGACCGGCCCGCGCTCATGCATTCCCTGGAAACGGAGCTGGCGCGGTTCCAGTCCCCGGAGGGGATCCTGGCCGAAGCCGGGAAGGTGGAACAGGCCGCCCGGATCCTGGCCGCCCGCCTTCCCCGCCCCCCCGCGGAGGCCCTGGCCCACGCCTGGCTGGCCACGGAGTTGACGGCCCTGGTGAGCCGCCGGCTCGCCCACGACCCTCCCGCCTGGGCCGACGTCGCGGAGGTGCGGGCCGCCTATGCCAGGGCGTTGGGGGCGCTGGTGTAG
- a CDS encoding class I SAM-dependent methyltransferase: MTAPSSHAVIPAWLVPFLSLPLRRLWDQPERLVLPLVQPGARILEVGPGSGWFTWPMALAVGPAGRILCVELQEPVRRRLARAAVRRHLAQVEVRACGAHDLGLEDLAGTLDLAVAIDVLHETPDPAATLRQMAATLRPGGRLLIREPKGHCPRALFEAEQAWAVQAGLAPAPWDKPSPMAALFQKV, translated from the coding sequence ATGACAGCCCCTTCCTCCCACGCGGTGATCCCAGCCTGGCTGGTGCCATTCCTGTCCCTGCCCCTGCGCCGGCTCTGGGACCAACCTGAACGCCTCGTCCTGCCCCTGGTCCAACCCGGGGCGCGCATCCTGGAGGTGGGCCCGGGGTCGGGTTGGTTCACCTGGCCCATGGCCCTGGCCGTGGGCCCCGCGGGGCGGATCCTCTGCGTGGAACTGCAGGAGCCGGTCCGGCGCCGTCTGGCCCGGGCCGCGGTGCGCCGGCACCTGGCCCAGGTCGAGGTGCGGGCCTGCGGGGCCCACGATCTGGGCCTGGAGGACCTGGCGGGGACCCTGGACCTGGCCGTGGCCATCGACGTCCTCCACGAAACGCCGGATCCGGCGGCCACCCTTCGCCAGATGGCCGCGACCTTGCGCCCCGGGGGCCGTCTCCTCATCCGCGAACCCAAGGGCCACTGCCCCAGGGCCCTGTTCGAGGCCGAGCAGGCCTGGGCGGTGCAGGCGGGCCTGGCCCCCGCCCCCTGGGATAAGCCCAGCCCCATGGCCGCCCTCTTCCAAAAGGTCTGA